A region of Selenomonadales bacterium 4137-cl DNA encodes the following proteins:
- a CDS encoding LptF/LptG family permease: protein MRILDKYILKELLGPFLFGICAFSSVFIGTSTLFRIAQYITKYGAGFSPVIRLFIYSLPSIIVLTFPMSMLLASLLSFGRLSGSSEITAMRSGGLSFYRLATPVFIVAFFVSLFSVGFSEMVVPAANAGYNHIVRYEIEKNTRPRSQEHIVIKDVKGGTIERLTYARKFEEDKSTMYAVTVQDFENDRLVRVENAEKAVWEKNQWIMYNGIIHDLTPEGKLERSMHFVRQLMPVEKNPAAIGREQKKPEEMSIRELKIHINALKREYVKTSYYETELHQRLAIPMASFVFALIGTPLGLQPHRSSSSIGLGLSIIIIFIYYTIMTITTALGQGGAIPPVLGAWFPNIIGIIVGLYLVRKASQ from the coding sequence ATGCGCATACTCGACAAGTATATCCTCAAAGAGCTGCTGGGGCCGTTCCTCTTCGGCATCTGCGCGTTCTCCAGCGTGTTTATCGGCACCAGCACCCTCTTCAGGATCGCCCAATATATAACCAAATACGGCGCCGGGTTCAGCCCGGTCATCAGGCTGTTCATCTACAGCCTGCCCAGCATCATCGTGCTTACCTTCCCGATGTCGATGCTGCTGGCCTCGTTATTGTCCTTCGGGCGGCTGTCAGGCTCCAGCGAGATAACGGCCATGAGGTCCGGCGGTCTGAGCTTCTACCGTCTGGCGACGCCGGTATTCATCGTCGCCTTCTTCGTCAGCCTCTTCTCGGTCGGGTTCAGCGAAATGGTAGTGCCGGCCGCCAACGCTGGCTACAACCATATCGTGCGCTACGAGATCGAAAAGAATACCCGGCCCCGTTCCCAGGAACACATCGTCATCAAAGACGTCAAAGGGGGCACCATCGAGCGCCTCACCTACGCTCGCAAGTTCGAGGAAGACAAAAGCACCATGTACGCCGTTACCGTGCAGGACTTCGAAAACGACCGTCTGGTACGGGTCGAGAACGCCGAAAAAGCCGTCTGGGAGAAAAACCAGTGGATCATGTACAACGGCATTATCCACGACCTCACCCCGGAAGGGAAGCTGGAACGGTCGATGCACTTCGTCAGGCAGCTCATGCCGGTGGAAAAAAATCCCGCAGCCATCGGCCGTGAGCAAAAAAAGCCTGAGGAAATGTCGATCAGGGAGCTTAAGATCCACATCAACGCCCTCAAGCGGGAATACGTCAAGACAAGCTACTATGAAACGGAGCTTCACCAGCGGCTGGCGATCCCCATGGCCTCGTTCGTCTTCGCCCTCATCGGCACGCCCCTCGGCCTTCAGCCCCACCGCTCCAGCTCCTCCATCGGCCTGGGCCTGAGCATCATCATCATCTTCATCTACTACACCATCATGACGATAACGACCGCGCTCGGACAGGGAGGGGCCATCCCGCCGGTCCTGGGCGCCTGGTTTCCGAATATAATCGGCATCATCGTCGGTCTGTACCTGGTGCGCAAAGCCTCGCAATAA
- a CDS encoding HAD hydrolase family protein: protein MDTEVRARRVKLLVFDVDGVLTSGQLLFGPDGEAMKVFHAQDGLGLNAAHRAGLKTALITGRESEMVRRRGAELSITDICQGAQDKIAHLERLLAKHNLTYDEVAYTGDDLNDLAVMEQAGLACAVANAAPEVKAAAHYVTGRSGGAGAVREIVELILKAQGKWPAVVESFRRPGGDRPCQ from the coding sequence ATGGATACTGAGGTCCGCGCCCGCCGGGTCAAACTGCTGGTTTTCGACGTAGACGGGGTGCTGACTTCGGGCCAGCTGCTCTTCGGTCCCGACGGCGAAGCCATGAAGGTTTTTCACGCCCAGGACGGCCTCGGTCTAAACGCCGCCCACCGGGCCGGCCTCAAGACCGCCCTGATTACCGGCCGGGAAAGCGAAATGGTGCGCCGGCGGGGGGCAGAGCTGTCGATAACCGATATCTGCCAGGGGGCGCAGGACAAAATCGCCCACCTCGAACGGCTGCTGGCCAAGCACAACCTGACGTACGACGAAGTCGCCTACACCGGCGACGACCTCAACGACCTCGCCGTAATGGAGCAGGCCGGGCTGGCCTGCGCGGTCGCCAACGCCGCGCCGGAAGTCAAGGCCGCCGCTCACTACGTTACCGGCCGCTCCGGTGGCGCCGGTGCGGTGCGGGAAATCGTCGAACTGATCCTCAAAGCCCAGGGCAAATGGCCTGCGGTCGTGGAAAGCTTCCGCCGCCCCGGCGGGGACAGGCCCTGCCAGTGA
- a CDS encoding 3-deoxy-D-manno-octulosonic acid transferase — protein sequence MKFLYDILTIILVVAAIPVFIFRLFREKGFGERLRQSFGFLPHGAVAPVAGKNCLWLHAASVGEIVATSPIVKEIRRQMPEMPVLVSVVTANGYEMAQRIIPEADSIIFFPLDLPGLSRRVINRIKPTMFVLVETELWPNFLLSCRDLSIPVMMVNGRISDKSVGNYRYLFTILDRMLDTVHRFCMQSTIDAQYIIRLGAKPRRVFVTGNTKYDQTHTEVSAAERERLASLLKLRGGAPVVVAGSTHRGEEEFVLAAFNKVRENIAEARLIIAPRDNLRGGEVASLAEKYGLKAVRRTDLDKADGSHDVIVLDTIGELGKIYSIADVVFVGGSLVATGGHNILEPAAHGKPILVGPHMFNFKDSYALFSGQGACDTVYDSADLGDKFVCLLSDAHVRAAMGEKALAIIRENQGAAVRSVQHISEVLATLSQRS from the coding sequence ATGAAGTTCCTATACGACATCCTGACGATCATCCTGGTTGTGGCGGCGATACCGGTATTCATCTTCCGCCTCTTCCGCGAGAAAGGCTTCGGCGAGCGGCTCAGGCAGAGCTTCGGGTTCCTGCCGCACGGGGCCGTGGCGCCGGTCGCCGGTAAAAACTGCCTGTGGCTGCACGCCGCCTCGGTCGGCGAAATAGTCGCCACAAGCCCGATCGTCAAAGAGATACGGCGCCAGATGCCCGAAATGCCTGTACTGGTATCGGTCGTCACGGCCAACGGCTACGAAATGGCCCAACGCATCATCCCCGAAGCGGACAGCATAATATTTTTCCCGCTCGACTTGCCGGGACTCAGCCGGCGGGTGATAAACCGCATCAAACCGACCATGTTCGTGCTCGTTGAGACCGAACTGTGGCCGAACTTTCTCCTTTCCTGCCGGGATCTCTCCATCCCGGTCATGATGGTCAACGGCCGAATCAGCGATAAAAGCGTCGGCAACTACCGTTACCTTTTCACCATCCTCGACCGCATGCTCGACACCGTCCACCGTTTCTGCATGCAGTCCACCATCGACGCCCAGTACATCATCCGTCTGGGCGCAAAGCCGCGTCGGGTCTTCGTCACCGGCAACACGAAGTACGACCAGACGCACACTGAAGTCAGCGCCGCCGAGCGGGAGCGGCTCGCAAGCCTGCTAAAACTGCGGGGGGGCGCCCCGGTCGTCGTCGCCGGCAGCACTCACCGGGGTGAGGAGGAATTTGTCCTCGCCGCTTTCAACAAAGTCAGAGAAAACATTGCCGAAGCCCGCCTGATAATCGCGCCGCGCGACAACCTGCGGGGCGGCGAGGTCGCATCCCTGGCGGAAAAGTACGGCTTGAAGGCCGTGCGCCGCACAGACCTCGACAAAGCGGATGGAAGCCATGACGTCATCGTATTAGATACCATCGGCGAACTCGGCAAGATTTACAGCATCGCCGATGTCGTATTCGTCGGCGGCAGCCTGGTCGCCACCGGCGGCCACAACATCCTCGAGCCCGCCGCCCACGGCAAGCCCATCCTCGTAGGCCCGCACATGTTCAACTTCAAAGATAGCTACGCCCTCTTCAGCGGGCAGGGCGCCTGCGACACCGTCTACGACAGCGCCGACCTCGGCGACAAGTTCGTCTGCCTGCTCAGCGACGCCCACGTCCGGGCGGCGATGGGCGAAAAGGCGCTGGCCATCATCCGGGAAAACCAGGGAGCTGCCGTCCGCAGCGTTCAGCATATCAGCGAAGTACTGGCGACACTTTCCCAACGATCGTGA
- the kdsA gene encoding 3-deoxy-8-phosphooctulonate synthase yields the protein MKTVQVGSIAIGGQNPLALIAGPCVLENPDRARMIGREVKAIADRLGIPYIFKASYDKANRSAYNSFRGPGLTEGLAVLADIKADLKVPVLSDIHCTTQVGPAAAVLDILQIPAFLCRQTDLVHAAAATGKVVNVKKGQFLAPGDMKNVVQKILEAGNENILLAERGATFGYNNLVVDMRSLPIMRSFGYPVVFDATHSVQLPGGAGATSSGQREYVAYLARAAVAAGVDALFMEVHDNPAEALSDGPNMLYIEQLAPLLEDLLAIDAVVRKHK from the coding sequence ATGAAAACAGTGCAAGTCGGCTCCATCGCCATCGGCGGCCAAAACCCTCTCGCCCTCATCGCCGGGCCGTGCGTTCTTGAGAATCCCGACCGGGCCCGCATGATCGGCCGCGAGGTCAAGGCCATCGCCGATCGTCTCGGCATTCCCTATATATTCAAAGCATCGTACGACAAAGCAAACCGGTCGGCTTACAATTCCTTCCGCGGCCCCGGGCTGACGGAGGGGCTGGCTGTGCTGGCCGACATCAAAGCCGACCTGAAGGTGCCGGTATTAAGCGATATCCATTGCACCACCCAGGTCGGGCCGGCCGCTGCCGTGCTCGACATCCTGCAGATACCCGCCTTCCTCTGTCGCCAGACCGACCTCGTCCACGCCGCGGCCGCCACCGGCAAGGTCGTCAACGTGAAAAAAGGCCAATTTCTGGCCCCCGGCGACATGAAAAACGTCGTCCAGAAGATCCTCGAAGCAGGCAACGAAAACATCCTTCTAGCCGAGCGGGGCGCGACCTTCGGCTACAACAACCTTGTCGTCGATATGCGCTCGCTGCCCATAATGCGCTCGTTCGGTTACCCGGTGGTATTCGACGCCACCCACAGCGTCCAGCTTCCCGGCGGGGCCGGCGCCACGTCCAGCGGCCAGCGGGAATACGTAGCCTACCTGGCAAGGGCGGCGGTAGCCGCCGGCGTCGACGCGCTTTTCATGGAAGTGCACGACAATCCGGCGGAAGCCTTGTCGGACGGACCGAACATGCTTTATATCGAACAACTCGCACCGCTCCTCGAAGACCTGCTGGCCATCGACGCGGTCGTGCGCAAACATAAATAA
- a CDS encoding LptA/OstA family protein, whose product MSRKLATALLAALLLVMIAAATAVSAPADKPVELTADTIEYDAKTGVMTAQGAVKLVRDKAVLTGANARYNTKSKEAYVSGSVKVVREDTTLTANEVRSYNDNYLVATGSALLTKGENSLAGPKIEHWVDRQYSLVPNNARLTMPDGWMTANRVEAFHTEDRAVADGDVHIVSDKRSLDATSDKAVYYGSKTEQGKVVMSGNARAVQEGNVLTGKTLTIYLDDKAMDAQGRPKLVVKPQ is encoded by the coding sequence ATGAGCCGTAAGTTAGCGACAGCTCTGCTTGCAGCGCTGCTATTGGTAATGATCGCCGCCGCCACGGCCGTTTCCGCCCCGGCGGACAAGCCTGTCGAACTCACCGCCGACACCATCGAATACGACGCCAAGACCGGCGTCATGACCGCCCAGGGCGCGGTCAAGCTCGTGCGCGACAAAGCGGTGCTCACCGGCGCCAATGCCCGGTACAACACCAAGAGCAAGGAAGCGTACGTTTCGGGCAGCGTGAAAGTGGTGCGCGAAGACACCACACTGACCGCCAACGAAGTACGCTCTTACAACGACAACTATCTCGTGGCCACCGGCAGCGCCCTGCTCACAAAAGGGGAAAACTCGCTGGCCGGCCCGAAAATCGAGCACTGGGTCGACCGCCAGTACTCGCTGGTGCCCAACAACGCCCGCCTGACCATGCCCGACGGCTGGATGACCGCAAACCGTGTCGAGGCGTTCCACACCGAAGACCGGGCGGTAGCCGACGGCGACGTCCATATCGTCAGCGACAAGCGCAGCCTGGACGCCACCTCCGACAAAGCGGTCTACTACGGCTCCAAGACCGAGCAGGGCAAGGTGGTAATGAGCGGCAACGCCCGGGCCGTCCAGGAAGGCAATGTCCTGACAGGCAAAACGCTTACCATCTATCTCGACGACAAAGCCATGGACGCCCAGGGTCGCCCCAAGCTCGTCGTCAAACCCCAGTAA
- the lpxK gene encoding tetraacyldisaccharide 4'-kinase, with product MIRHEPVQVYLYQLVHGKKRGPVAAVLLGVLRFMSVVYGLGVDIKLGLYKAGILKQHKLACRVISLGNITVGGTGKTPTAQRLAAIIRDLGYRVVILNRGYRAKWRGQVGLVSDGRRIYMSVSEAGDEAYLLAKNLPGVAVVIGKNRNVTGDYAVANLKADFIILDDGYQHWQLARDLDIVLIDSINVFGNNFLLPRGTLREPLTHLNRADIFLITRVNQGTDNARDIIRETLVRYNDQALVVESVHSPNCFIEIEDWYKGIRPETVALEAIRGKRVLAFSALGNPTSFEQSISSIGAQIVDAVRYPDHHDYTMAEMQQVMQRAVDKGVFALVTTEKDAVKIPSEFIHSDRPLPLYVLGIEVRFVDNGYQGLMNLIKSVAERGGKQ from the coding sequence ATGATCCGTCATGAGCCTGTTCAAGTATATCTATACCAGCTGGTGCATGGCAAGAAGCGGGGGCCGGTGGCCGCCGTTCTTCTCGGCGTGCTCCGGTTCATGTCGGTCGTCTACGGCCTGGGCGTCGACATCAAGCTCGGCCTCTACAAGGCCGGAATCCTCAAGCAGCATAAACTGGCCTGCCGGGTCATCAGCCTGGGCAACATCACCGTCGGCGGCACCGGCAAAACCCCCACCGCCCAGCGCCTGGCGGCCATCATCCGCGACCTTGGTTACCGGGTCGTCATCCTCAACCGCGGCTACCGGGCCAAGTGGCGGGGCCAGGTGGGCCTCGTATCCGACGGCCGGCGCATCTACATGTCGGTCAGCGAGGCCGGCGACGAAGCGTACCTGCTGGCGAAGAACCTGCCAGGCGTGGCGGTCGTCATCGGTAAAAACCGCAACGTCACCGGCGATTACGCCGTCGCCAACCTGAAAGCGGACTTCATCATCCTCGACGACGGCTACCAGCACTGGCAGCTGGCCCGCGACCTCGACATCGTTCTCATCGACAGCATCAATGTCTTCGGCAATAACTTCCTCCTGCCTCGCGGAACGCTCCGCGAGCCCCTGACCCACCTCAATCGCGCCGACATCTTCCTCATTACCCGCGTCAACCAGGGCACCGACAACGCCCGCGACATAATCCGTGAAACCCTCGTCCGCTACAACGACCAGGCGCTCGTTGTCGAGAGCGTCCACAGCCCGAATTGCTTCATCGAAATCGAAGACTGGTATAAAGGCATCAGGCCGGAGACGGTCGCGCTCGAAGCCATCCGCGGCAAACGCGTGCTGGCGTTCTCCGCCCTCGGCAACCCGACCTCCTTCGAGCAGTCGATCAGCAGCATCGGGGCCCAAATCGTCGATGCCGTGCGGTATCCCGATCATCACGACTATACCATGGCGGAAATGCAGCAGGTCATGCAGCGGGCGGTCGACAAGGGCGTTTTTGCTCTCGTGACCACCGAAAAGGACGCGGTCAAGATCCCGTCCGAGTTCATCCACTCCGACCGGCCCCTGCCGCTATACGTGCTGGGCATCGAAGTGCGATTCGTCGACAACGGCTACCAGGGACTGATGAACCTCATCAAATCCGTGGCCGAGCGGGGAGGCAAACAATGA
- a CDS encoding KpsF/GutQ family sugar-phosphate isomerase, which yields MIIEQAKEVLAVEAAAIQALIPRIDGQFTAAVKLILACNGRVIVTGMGKSGIVGRKIAATLASTGTPAFFLHPAEAIHGDLGMVTGEDVVLALSHSGETAEVLSILPIIRRIGAKVIAMSGREKSTLVSNADGFLDVAVEREACPLGLAPTASTTASLAMGDALAVALLSARSFTPEDFALFHPGGSLGRRLLLTVEQVMHSGDDNPVTPLGSTVKEALFVITAKGLGVTSIIDGDGRLQGIITDGDIRRSLEKGLDFLNKRVEEIMTRTPKTITADRLAAQALHMMEKNKPRPITVLPVVDREQRAIGMIHLTDLLRQGVV from the coding sequence ATGATCATCGAGCAGGCAAAAGAAGTGCTGGCAGTCGAGGCGGCGGCCATCCAGGCTCTCATTCCCCGCATCGACGGCCAGTTCACGGCGGCGGTCAAACTCATCCTCGCTTGCAACGGCCGGGTAATCGTCACCGGTATGGGCAAATCGGGCATCGTCGGCAGAAAAATTGCCGCCACCCTTGCCAGTACCGGCACACCGGCCTTTTTTCTGCACCCGGCCGAAGCCATCCACGGCGACCTCGGCATGGTCACGGGCGAAGACGTCGTCCTCGCCTTGTCCCACAGCGGTGAAACGGCCGAAGTGCTCAGCATCCTGCCCATCATCCGCCGCATCGGCGCAAAGGTCATCGCCATGAGCGGCCGGGAAAAATCGACCCTCGTCAGCAACGCCGACGGCTTCCTCGACGTAGCGGTCGAAAGGGAGGCCTGCCCGCTCGGTCTCGCGCCTACCGCAAGCACCACCGCGTCCCTCGCGATGGGCGACGCCCTGGCGGTGGCGCTGCTCAGTGCCCGCAGCTTCACCCCCGAAGACTTCGCCCTCTTCCATCCGGGCGGCTCGCTCGGGCGGCGTTTGCTTCTCACCGTCGAACAGGTGATGCACAGCGGCGACGACAACCCGGTTACACCGCTCGGCAGCACCGTCAAAGAAGCGCTGTTCGTCATCACCGCCAAAGGTCTCGGCGTCACCTCGATCATCGATGGCGATGGCCGCCTACAGGGAATAATCACCGACGGCGACATCCGCCGCAGTCTCGAAAAGGGCTTGGACTTTCTCAACAAGCGGGTGGAGGAAATCATGACCCGCACCCCCAAAACCATCACCGCCGACAGGCTGGCCGCCCAGGCCCTCCACATGATGGAGAAGAACAAGCCGCGCCCCATCACGGTGCTGCCTGTCGTCGACAGGGAACAGCGGGCAATTGGTATGATTCACCTTACTGACTTATTGCGTCAAGGAGTGGTATAA
- the kdsB gene encoding 3-deoxy-manno-octulosonate cytidylyltransferase, which translates to MRIICVIPARYSSTRLPGKPLAVIAGKPMIRHVYERASQAKLPCRVLVATDHEQVFAAVKAFGGEVMMTSPHHPTGTDRLAEVAARHEDADVIINVQGDEPLIEPAVIDQLAEEFHRSPGLAMATLAAPLAEDEHQAPSVVKVVTDLEGYALYFSRSLIPYPRNPANGPAYQKHIGIYAYRRDFLLKFAALAPTPLEQAESLEQLRALEHGYRIKVLAANFTSVGVDTPEDLEKVNAIIAAQGGSVR; encoded by the coding sequence ATGAGAATAATCTGCGTCATCCCGGCCCGCTACTCCTCCACCCGCCTGCCGGGCAAGCCGCTGGCCGTCATCGCCGGCAAACCGATGATCCGGCATGTCTACGAACGGGCCAGCCAAGCCAAGCTGCCCTGCCGGGTGTTGGTCGCCACCGATCACGAGCAGGTCTTCGCCGCCGTCAAAGCCTTCGGCGGGGAAGTCATGATGACCTCGCCCCATCACCCCACCGGCACTGACCGGCTGGCCGAAGTGGCCGCCCGCCACGAAGACGCCGACGTAATCATCAACGTCCAGGGGGACGAGCCGCTCATCGAACCGGCGGTAATCGACCAACTGGCCGAGGAATTCCACCGGTCCCCCGGACTGGCGATGGCTACCCTGGCAGCGCCGCTGGCCGAGGACGAGCACCAAGCCCCGAGCGTTGTTAAAGTAGTCACGGACCTGGAGGGTTACGCCCTGTATTTCTCCCGTTCCCTCATCCCTTATCCCCGCAATCCGGCCAACGGGCCGGCATACCAAAAACACATCGGCATCTACGCCTACCGGCGCGACTTTCTGCTCAAATTCGCCGCGCTGGCGCCCACGCCGCTCGAACAAGCCGAATCGCTTGAACAGCTCCGGGCGCTCGAGCACGGCTACCGTATCAAAGTGCTCGCCGCAAACTTCACCTCCGTGGGCGTCGATACGCCGGAGGACTTGGAAAAAGTAAACGCCATAATCGCTGCACAAGGAGGCTCAGTCAGATGA
- the lptC gene encoding LPS export ABC transporter periplasmic protein LptC, whose protein sequence is MKLSKSTYRALACTLLIIAGGLYYFNREELPPPPTQEAKPAEVSAAVTFSGSSIVEQQDGKKQWEVTAESVQMNPDTNKARLVNFKAILYRADGSKLDLVGRQAEIDTKTRDIDMAGDIKAVSSSDGAVFTSATARWAAKERKFYGGGGITLTRYDTIVTGDRIEGDEQLERVKVMGNARVLKGGTPQ, encoded by the coding sequence TTGAAGCTGAGCAAATCAACATACCGGGCGCTAGCCTGCACCCTGTTGATCATAGCCGGAGGGCTCTATTATTTTAACAGGGAAGAGCTTCCGCCGCCGCCTACCCAGGAGGCGAAACCCGCCGAAGTTTCGGCCGCCGTCACTTTTTCCGGCAGCTCGATCGTCGAGCAGCAGGATGGCAAGAAACAGTGGGAGGTAACCGCAGAGTCGGTGCAGATGAATCCGGACACCAACAAGGCCCGGCTGGTCAATTTCAAAGCGATCCTCTACCGTGCGGATGGCAGCAAGCTCGACCTGGTCGGCCGCCAGGCGGAAATCGACACCAAGACCAGAGATATCGACATGGCCGGCGACATCAAGGCCGTGTCCAGCAGCGACGGAGCGGTATTCACCTCCGCCACCGCCCGCTGGGCCGCCAAGGAACGCAAGTTTTACGGCGGCGGCGGCATCACCCTTACCAGATATGACACTATCGTTACCGGCGACCGCATCGAAGGCGACGAGCAGCTCGAAAGAGTAAAAGTAATGGGCAACGCCCGCGTGCTAAAAGGAGGGACTCCCCAATGA
- the lptB gene encoding LPS export ABC transporter ATP-binding protein: MYNLFTKYIETEDLVKTYKGRNVVDGVSLRVDQGRVVGLLGPNGAGKTTTFYMIVGLERPNGGRIFINGEDVTSLPMYRRSLFGVGYLPQEPSVFRKLTVEDNLLAILELKEDLSAAERREKMESLLEELGVVNVRARLGSQLSGGERRRVEIARALATDPAFILLDEPFAGVDPIAVADIQEIIGFLRDRGIGVLITDHNVRETLSIVDYAYILNEGQILICGDSATIAASEIARKFYLGDKFSL, encoded by the coding sequence ATGTACAATTTATTCACGAAATACATCGAAACGGAAGACCTTGTCAAAACGTACAAAGGACGCAACGTCGTCGACGGCGTCAGCCTGAGGGTCGACCAGGGGCGGGTCGTCGGTCTTCTTGGCCCGAACGGCGCCGGCAAGACCACCACCTTCTACATGATTGTCGGCCTGGAGCGCCCCAACGGGGGACGGATCTTCATTAACGGCGAAGACGTCACCAGCCTGCCCATGTACCGCCGCTCGCTGTTCGGGGTGGGCTACCTGCCGCAGGAACCGTCGGTATTCCGTAAACTGACCGTCGAGGACAACCTCCTCGCCATCCTGGAGCTAAAGGAAGATCTAAGCGCTGCCGAGCGGCGGGAAAAGATGGAATCGCTGCTGGAGGAGCTGGGGGTCGTAAACGTGCGCGCCCGTCTGGGCTCGCAGCTTTCCGGCGGCGAGCGGCGGCGGGTGGAGATCGCCCGGGCGCTGGCCACCGATCCGGCTTTCATTCTGCTGGACGAACCATTCGCCGGCGTCGACCCGATCGCCGTCGCCGATATCCAGGAAATCATCGGCTTCCTACGGGACCGCGGCATCGGGGTGCTCATAACCGACCACAACGTTCGCGAAACGCTCAGCATCGTCGACTACGCCTACATCCTCAACGAGGGACAGATCCTCATCTGCGGCGACAGCGCCACCATCGCCGCCAGCGAAATCGCCCGGAAGTTCTATTTGGGCGACAAATTCAGCCTATAA
- a CDS encoding lysophospholipid acyltransferase family protein: MTNTWQYYLLKTISRIICLLPYPWLLAFGRLLGRAYYRVAARQRERAIAQITAGLGLSRPEAERTIRSLFVKLGQTFLEVMYLPALSPAKVGRYITIENRHYLDEALSRGKGVAVLSAHLGNWEWLGAGLSMNGFPVASIVKSQPNDQHNRIINEYRQHAGIEMFTRGTTELVAAAKALKNGRVLGFFSDQDAGKNGVFVEFLGKMASTPVGLAVFARRLAVPVVPAFIVRRPEGGHRIIVSPPLEFTATGDDAADDYTFTVKATRIIEDTIRRYPDEWLWFQKRWNTKWAGEQA; the protein is encoded by the coding sequence GTGACGAATACCTGGCAGTATTACCTGCTTAAAACAATCAGCCGCATAATCTGCCTGTTGCCTTACCCCTGGCTGCTGGCGTTCGGCCGCCTGCTGGGCCGCGCATATTACCGCGTCGCCGCGCGCCAGCGCGAACGGGCCATCGCCCAGATAACCGCGGGGCTGGGGCTTTCCCGCCCCGAAGCCGAGCGGACCATCCGCAGCCTGTTCGTCAAGCTCGGCCAGACCTTTCTGGAAGTGATGTACCTGCCGGCGCTAAGCCCGGCGAAAGTCGGCCGTTATATCACGATCGAAAACCGTCACTATCTTGACGAAGCCCTCTCCCGGGGCAAGGGCGTAGCTGTGTTGTCCGCCCACCTGGGCAACTGGGAGTGGCTTGGCGCCGGGCTGTCCATGAACGGCTTCCCGGTGGCCAGCATCGTCAAAAGCCAGCCCAACGACCAGCACAACCGCATTATCAATGAATACCGCCAGCATGCCGGCATCGAAATGTTCACCCGCGGCACCACCGAACTGGTCGCAGCCGCCAAGGCGCTTAAAAACGGCCGGGTGCTCGGCTTCTTTTCCGATCAGGATGCCGGAAAAAACGGCGTTTTCGTCGAATTTCTCGGCAAAATGGCCTCCACTCCTGTCGGGCTGGCCGTCTTCGCCAGGCGACTGGCGGTGCCTGTCGTGCCGGCATTCATCGTTCGCCGCCCAGAAGGCGGCCACCGCATCATCGTCAGCCCGCCCCTCGAATTCACCGCCACCGGAGACGACGCAGCCGACGACTACACCTTCACCGTAAAGGCCACCAGGATCATCGAAGACACCATCAGACGCTATCCCGACGAATGGTTGTGGTTTCAGAAACGCTGGAATACGAAATGGGCAGGTGAACAGGCTTGA